A window of Paenibacillus polygoni contains these coding sequences:
- the argH gene encoding argininosuccinate lyase — protein sequence MSKLWGGRFTKQTNHLVEEYTASINFDKALAEEDIQGSLAHVSMLGKCGILPQEDVETIKEGLQTVLGKIRAGEIEFSVSDEDIHMNIEKNLIDQIGPVGGKLHTGRSRNDQVATDMHLYLRARVIEIVGMLHTLQEALIGQARDNVDTIVPGYTHLQRAQPILFAHHLMAYVSMFQRDAERLMDSYKRINVLPLGAGALAGTTFPIDRHFVAEQLQFDRVYENSLDAVSDRDFIVEFLADASLIMMHLSRLSEELVLWSSTEFSFVELDDAFCTGSSIMPQKKNPDVPELVRGKTGRVYGNLIGLLTVLKSLPLAYNKDMQEDKEGMFDTVATLEGALQLFAPMIATMKVNKDRMREAVNKDFSNATDIADFLVNKGLPFRQAHEVIGKTVLYCIQNGKYLLDLTLDEFTQFSELFDEEIYAVLQPEAVVNARNVYGGTATEQVCDAIKRSEAIMRLTDQWLVEHAEA from the coding sequence ATGAGTAAACTATGGGGCGGGCGTTTCACGAAACAAACGAATCATCTGGTAGAAGAATATACAGCATCGATTAACTTTGACAAAGCACTAGCAGAAGAGGACATTCAGGGCAGTCTGGCTCATGTGAGTATGCTAGGAAAGTGCGGTATTTTACCTCAGGAAGATGTGGAGACGATTAAAGAAGGGTTGCAGACGGTACTTGGTAAAATTCGTGCAGGTGAGATTGAATTTTCCGTATCGGATGAAGATATCCACATGAATATTGAGAAGAACTTAATTGATCAGATTGGTCCAGTAGGCGGCAAATTACATACAGGTCGTAGTCGGAACGATCAGGTAGCAACAGATATGCATTTATACTTGCGTGCCCGGGTAATTGAAATTGTCGGAATGCTCCATACGCTGCAAGAAGCACTTATTGGGCAGGCGAGAGATAACGTGGATACCATTGTGCCAGGTTATACCCATTTGCAAAGAGCGCAGCCGATCCTTTTTGCTCATCATTTAATGGCCTATGTGTCGATGTTCCAGCGGGATGCAGAGAGACTGATGGACAGTTACAAACGAATCAATGTTCTTCCGCTTGGTGCAGGAGCGCTTGCAGGCACAACTTTTCCGATTGATCGTCATTTTGTAGCAGAACAGCTGCAATTTGACCGTGTATACGAGAATAGTCTTGATGCAGTAAGCGATCGTGATTTTATCGTTGAGTTCCTGGCAGATGCCTCCCTGATCATGATGCACTTATCCCGTCTTAGTGAAGAGCTGGTGCTGTGGAGCAGTACGGAATTTAGTTTCGTAGAACTGGATGATGCCTTCTGTACGGGAAGCAGCATTATGCCGCAGAAGAAAAACCCAGATGTACCGGAACTCGTTCGCGGTAAAACAGGCCGAGTTTATGGAAATCTCATAGGTCTGCTTACGGTTCTTAAATCCTTGCCGCTTGCTTATAACAAAGATATGCAGGAGGATAAGGAGGGCATGTTCGATACGGTAGCGACACTTGAAGGGGCTTTGCAGTTGTTTGCTCCAATGATTGCTACTATGAAGGTGAACAAAGATCGTATGCGTGAAGCGGTGAATAAAGATTTTTCTAATGCTACAGATATCGCAGATTTTCTGGTGAACAAAGGACTGCCTTTCCGCCAGGCACACGAAGTTATTGGCAAAACGGTTCTTTATTGTATTCAGAACGGCAAATACTTGCTGGATCTGACTCTAGATGAATTCACCCAATTTTCAGAGCTGTTTGATGAGGAGATTTACGCCGTACTTCAGCCGGAAGCGGTCGTGAATGCACGGAATGTTTACGGGGGAACTGCCACTGAACAAGTATGCGATGCGATCAAACGGAGTGAAGCAATCATGCGGCTCACGGATCAGTGGCTTGTTGAGCATGCAGAAGCTTAA
- a CDS encoding alpha/beta hydrolase, producing MALMQCHFYSEVLGMNTTMHVILPQQTATQIGVDTKQSNGLHQTLYLLHGLSDDDSIWLRRTSIERYASAYGIAVVMPNAHRSYYTDMAEGSAYFKHISEELPNLARSFFPLSAAREDNFVAGLSMGGYGAMKIALSKPESYAAAASLSGALDMANLQDRMNESAQANTEFRRVFGDHVTDTENDLMWLLKQCEQKDGPKPKLFQCCGTEDFLYEDNLRFRSAAEQTRLDFTYIEGPGEHEWGYWDARIQDVLKWLPL from the coding sequence ATGGCACTTATGCAATGTCATTTCTATTCAGAAGTACTCGGTATGAATACGACGATGCACGTTATTTTACCTCAGCAAACCGCTACACAGATTGGTGTCGATACCAAACAAAGCAATGGACTTCATCAAACACTTTATCTTCTTCATGGTCTATCTGACGATGACTCAATTTGGCTTCGCCGTACTTCCATTGAACGATATGCATCGGCTTACGGAATTGCTGTCGTTATGCCTAATGCACATCGCAGCTACTATACAGATATGGCAGAAGGAAGCGCTTATTTTAAGCACATATCCGAAGAACTTCCCAATCTTGCCCGTTCTTTCTTCCCTCTATCTGCAGCACGAGAAGATAACTTTGTAGCTGGCTTGTCCATGGGCGGTTATGGCGCAATGAAGATCGCTTTAAGTAAGCCGGAATCTTATGCAGCAGCGGCAAGCCTGTCAGGAGCACTCGACATGGCAAATCTTCAGGATCGGATGAATGAATCTGCGCAAGCGAATACTGAATTTAGACGAGTTTTTGGTGACCATGTGACAGATACCGAGAATGATTTGATGTGGCTATTAAAACAATGTGAACAAAAGGATGGCCCTAAACCGAAGCTGTTCCAATGTTGCGGAACAGAAGACTTTTTATATGAGGACAATCTTCGTTTCCGCTCAGCCGCGGAACAAACACGACTGGATTTCACTTATATAGAAGGCCCCGGTGAACATGAATGGGGTTATTGGGATGCCCGCATTCAGGATGTGCTGAAGTGGCTTCCTCTCTAA